The Kribbella shirazensis genomic interval CGTGCGCACGCCGATCGGCTGCCCGAGATCATCGAGGCCCGGGACGCGCTCGAGTCGAAGCTGGCCGCGCTGGCGGCGTCCCGTCGTACCGATGCCGATCTGGCGGCGATCCGGTCGGCGCTCGCCGCGATGGAGAGCGACATCGAGAGCGGCGGGCGGGGCATGGACGGTGACGAGGCCTTCCACGGCGCGGTGACCGCGGCGGCGCGATCGGAGTTGCTGGCGCAGATGATGACGGCGATCCACGACCTGATCCGGGAGACCAGGCTGGAGTCGTTGTCCCAGCCGGGGCGGCCGCGCGAGTCACTCGCCGGGCACCGGAAGGTCGCGGACGCGATCGCCGACGGCGACCCGGAGGCCGCGGCTCAGGCTATGCACGAGCACGTGATGCTGGTCTCCGACGTCGCGTTGCTGCGGGACAGGTCGTGACCGGTGCGGAGCATCTGGCGATCATCGCGGCCGGGCTCGGAGCCGGTGTGCTCACGTCGACCGTCGGGGTCGCGTCGCTGATCAGCTTCCCGGCGCTGATCGCACTGGGCATCCCGCCGGTGGTGGCGAACGCCTCGAACACGATCGGGCTGTTGCCTGGTGCGTTGAGTGGTTCGATCGGGTATCGCCGCGAGCTGCGGGAGGTGTCGCGGCCGACGACGGTCGCGGTCGTGCTGACGTGTGCGATCGGCGCGATCGGTGGCGCCGTACTGCTGCTGGCCCTGCCCGCCGGTGTGTTCGCGGCGGCGGCACCTTGGCTGATTCTGTTCACCTGCCTGCTCGTGGGAGTGCAGCCGTGGATCTCGCGATGGCTGCGTTCGCGGCACAAGGCGCCGCAGGAGGTTCGTACGTCGATGACACCCGCGACGACGTTCTTCGCGGCGTTGACCGGGGTGTACGGCGGGTACTTCGGCGCGGGCGCCGGCGTGATGATGATGGCGGTGCTCGCGCTCGGACTCGACCTCGAGTTGCGGATCCTGAATGCGCTCAAAACCCTGTCCCTGCTGGCCGCGAACCTCGTCGCCAGCGTCATCTTCGTGTTCATCGCGGACCTGAACCCGACCGCGATCGTCCTGCTCGCGGTCGGCTCGGTGGCCGGCGGGTACGTCGGCGCC includes:
- a CDS encoding FadR/GntR family transcriptional regulator, producing the protein MESPPARPAPPRPVPRSRLYEQVADQISTWIVENGLMPGDRLPPERELAQRLGVSRATLSQALVALEVIGAVVVRHGDGTVLTERARTAPVIEAIRAHADRLPEIIEARDALESKLAALAASRRTDADLAAIRSALAAMESDIESGGRGMDGDEAFHGAVTAAARSELLAQMMTAIHDLIRETRLESLSQPGRPRESLAGHRKVADAIADGDPEAAAQAMHEHVMLVSDVALLRDRS
- a CDS encoding TSUP family transporter codes for the protein MTGAEHLAIIAAGLGAGVLTSTVGVASLISFPALIALGIPPVVANASNTIGLLPGALSGSIGYRRELREVSRPTTVAVVLTCAIGAIGGAVLLLALPAGVFAAAAPWLILFTCLLVGVQPWISRWLRSRHKAPQEVRTSMTPATTFFAALTGVYGGYFGAGAGVMMMAVLALGLDLELRILNALKTLSLLAANLVASVIFVFIADLNPTAIVLLAVGSVAGGYVGAHIGRRLPSTLLRVLIVLAGITAATLMLR